One window of Trifolium pratense cultivar HEN17-A07 linkage group LG5, ARS_RC_1.1, whole genome shotgun sequence genomic DNA carries:
- the LOC123886475 gene encoding probable E3 ubiquitin-protein ligase LUL1, which translates to MTVTEVESMLVSKGIVDGSNSGVRFDVASSTNQSNFENEESDPEIRKLVHDSITVFFFAKEGNGCVLNSTRENTFAPVTINFQHSLGQKFRHPYGTGITLSMFEESKLLKVGDLDVYPVAVKADASFGDMNGTNETPTSGNKTNTNSQITRAVFEKEKGEFWVKVVKQILCRRYMVLELQMMLILAGDITNTNAKSLGNVK; encoded by the exons ATGACTGTAACTGAAGTTGAAAGCATGCTGGTGAGCAAAGGGATTGTTGATGGTTCAAATTCAGGTGTTAGATTTGATGTGGCTTCATCCACGAATCAGAGCAACTTTGAAAATGAAGAGTCAGATCCAGAG ATTAGGAAACTGGTGCATGACAG CATCACAGTATTTTTCTTTGCAAAAGAAGGTAACGGTTGTGTCCTTAACTCGACTAGGGAAAATACTTTTGCACCTGTTACTATCAATTTCCAGCATAGTCTTGGCCAGAAGTTTAGACACCCATATGGAACTGGTATCACTCTTTCAATGTTCGAGGAATCCAAGTTGTTGAAAGTGGGCGACCTAGACGTCTATCCTGTAGCAGTTAAAGCAGATGCATCTTTCGGTGACATGAACGGAACAAATGAAACTCCAACATCTGGtaataaaacaaacacaaactCTCAGATAACTCGAGCAGTGTTTGAGAAGGAGAAAGGAGAATTCTGGGTGAAGGTTGTTAAGCAGATATTGTGCAGGAGATATATGGTATTGGAACTTCA AATGATGCTGATCTTAGCCGGTGATATCACTAATACTAATGCTAAATCATTGGGAAATGTTAAATGA
- the LOC123886474 gene encoding uncharacterized protein LOC123886474 → MKIVSLNLRGWGSSAKRRRLSQLLVSGMFDLCLLQETKKATFDDYMIEHLWGHKNVEWVAKESVGLSGGLLIMWNAGLFKVKFSFTSDSFLGLCVEWKEGTLYIINVYSPCNLSGKRKLWNDLLEFKLNNEQGDWCVGGDFNAVMKEGERQGSSSFSRINERMEFCQFAEAIELIDVPVAGKKFTWFSADGKAKSRLDRFLLSENFIEKGAVPGQWIGNRDISDHCPIWLLCSDVNWGPKPFKVNNCWLEHPEFKSFVVNVWEQRNIKGKKAFIIKEKLKKLKEELRGWNREVFGILDLNIEKTVTELNEAEALSISDGSNSLISDKSAINKKFWEQIHYKESLIKQKSRMKWVREGDSNSHFFHVSLKGRRRRNQLSLLKRGDEWIQGVDNIELEVKDYFARNFNED, encoded by the coding sequence ATGAAGATAGTTTCTTTAAACTTACGAGGGTGGGGAAGCAGTGCTAAACGGCGTCGTTTGAGCCAGTTACTGGTTTCAGGTATGTTCGATTTATGTTTGCTTCAAGAGACTAAAAAGGCTACTTTCGATGATTATATGATTGAACATTTATGGGGTCATAAGAATGTGGAATGGGTGGCGAAAGAGTCGGTCGGTTTGTCGGGAGGGTTGTTGATAATGTGGAATGCAGGTTTATTCAAAGTCAAGTTTAGCTTTACTAGCGATAGTTTTTTGGGCTTATGTGTGGAATGGAAGGAGGGTACTCTTTACATTATCAATGTATATTCCCCTTGTAATCTGTCTGGTAAAAGAAAATTGTGGAATGATTTATTGGAGTTTAAGTTGAACAATGAACAGGGAGATTGGTGTGTAGGAGGTGATTTCAACGCAGTGATGAAGGAGGGGGAACGACAGGGTAGTAGTTCTTTTTCTAGAATTAATGAAAGGATGGAATTCTGTCAATTTGCTGAAGCTATCGAATTGATAGATGTACCGGTCGCCGGCAAGAAATTCACTTGGTTTAGTGCTGACGGGAAGGCTAAGAGTAGACTGGATCGGTTCTTGCTCTCagaaaattttattgaaaaaggaGCAGTGCCTGGTCAATGGATTGGCAACCGTGACATTTCAGATCATTGCCCGATTTGGTTATTGTGTTCTGATGTCAACTGGGGTCCAAAACCGTTTAAGGTGAACAACTGTTGGTTGGAGCATCCTGAGTTCAAATCTTTTGTTGTGAATGTTTGGGAGCAGCGGAATATCAAGGGCAAGAAGGCTTTTATAATCAaggaaaaattaaagaaattgaaagaggAGCTGCGAGGTTGGAATAGGGAGGTATTTGGCATTCTTGATTTGAACATTGAAAAAACAGTGACGGAATTGAACGAGGCTGAGGCGTTAAGTATTAGTGATGGGTCGAATTCGTTGATTAGTGACAAGTCTGCTATCAACAAGAAATTTTGGGAGCAAATTCATTACAAAGAAAGTTTGATTAAACAGAAATCTAGAATGAAATGGGTCAGAGAAGGAGATtcaaattctcatttttttcatgTTAGTCTCAAAGGCAGAAGAAGGAGAAATCAATTGTCGCTGCTCAAGAGAGGTGATGAGTGGATTCAAGGGGTTGACAACATCGAATTGGAAGTAAAGGATTATTTTGCAAGAAACTTCAATGAAGATTGA